One Trichormus variabilis 0441 genomic window, AGCAGCGATCGCACTCTTCCCCTTTGGTTCTGGTTGGTTACTATGATAAGCGTCGTTTGTCAAGCCAAAACCCAAAATTTGTCCATAAATCTTGGCTTTGCGTTTTTCTGCCAATTGTCTGGATTCCAAGACAAATACAGCAGCGCCTTCACCTAAAACTAAACCTTCACGCTGTAAATCAAAAGGGTAAGCTCCGGTTTTCGCTAAAGCTCCCATTTGTTGAAACCCTGACAAAGTTAAGGGTGTAATTGCTGCTTCTGTAGCTCCAGCAATGACGCGTTGATATTGCCCTGTTTGGATGAGAATTGCGGCTTGAGCGATCGCCCAAATGCCTGTAGCACAAGCCGCCATCGGTGCTGTAACTGCCCCTGTAGCCCCAATTTGTCTGGCGGTAGCCATCGCGTTCATGTGGGGTAAAGTATCTAACCAATCCTCTAATCTTTCTGCGTTATCAAATGAATTATCACCAGCATATATTTGCTGTGCTAGTTTTTCCCAGGATGCTTGATAACCGCGACTAGAGCCAATAACTACAGCACAATCAGTTAAAGGTGGTACTAACCCAGCATCTTTGATTGCCGCATCCACCACCACCTGAGTCAAGCTTGGCAAACTAGTCGGCTTTTGACCAATTAAGCCCAGAGGTAGAGGCGGTAACTCTGGAAATGGTTGATGCCATGTTATTCCAGACTTACCAGCAATTAAACTTTGCCAACTCTCCTCTAGGCTCGTACCCAAGGCTGAAACTAGCCCAATACCAGTGATAACAACTTCGATCATGTGAGAGCAGGAAAATGGCTTACTCAAAACCATACTACCGCTCTGCCAAAGAAGACCACAGACCATGCTTGTATCATCACCGTCAGCGTGATTACGAGGCGATCGCTTACCAACTTTGATCGGAAAAAGCGTATTTGATTTTGAATTGATTCATTGTGGTGGGATCTTACTTGGTCACTGCATAGCAGTAGCAGTCTCGTGGCTCTTGTGACATATTTGGATGAATGAACCACCGCTCTAATACACCTTCTCTGTGCATTCCAACTTTCTCCATCACCCGCTTTGATGCCTGGTTTTCAACATCACAAACAGCCCAGACTCGATAAATCTCATTTTGTCCCAATGCCCAATCCGTCAGTGCTTGGACAGCCTCTGGCATATATCCTTTACCCCATTCTGATTTTGTAAGAACATATCCCAACTCTGCTTTAAACTGGTTAATGCGAATTTCTACCATGCCGATGAGTTGAGCATCTTCCTTGCGGATCAGAACATAAGGAAATGCGGAGACATTAGCCCAAACTGAGGTGCATCGATTAATGAATTCATCCGTTTCTTTAATGGATTTGTGAGTTTGCCAACTAGTGTATTTAGCAACCTCTGGATCTTGTGCATACTGCGTAAATATTAATGCTGCATCTTCAGCGACTGGTTGCCTTAAGGATAATCGTTGAGTTGCTAAAGTTTGCGGTGGTTTCATGCACAACCCCTTATTTCCAGCCTTAAGTTAGAGATTTTGGCGGTTGGGAACAAAGAGATGAACTTTATTCCCAATCCGTAGCCCCCAATCCCTGTTATCTATTGTGCTGCTTTCAGATTCTCAGCACCTTGAGTAACTTTAGCCGAGTCGATGCGATCGCCTTGCTGAATTTTGTTCACTACGTCAAAGCCTTGAGTAACTTGACCAAATACAGCATAGTTACCGTCGAGGAATCCCAAATCGGCTAGAGCAAAATAAAACTGTGAAGATGCCGAATCTGGTTGTTGCGATCGCGCCATTGCGACTGCCCCTTGTTTATGCTGTAACTCAGGTGCTACCATCACTCTAGCAGACTCGAAAGTTTTGCCATAAAGTGGTTCTGCCTCCCCTTTGGGTTTAATTTCCAAAGGAATGCGGCGTTCAGTGCCTGTTTTTGGGTCAATGTAGCCACCAGTTCCCCAAAGTTGTTGAGAACTTTTTGGGTCTTTACTTTGAGGATCGCCGCCTTGCACTACAAAGGGTTGAGGCTGACGGACAACTCGGTGGAAAACTGTGTTATCGTAAACACCTTTTTG contains:
- a CDS encoding beta-ketoacyl-ACP synthase — its product is MIEVVITGIGLVSALGTSLEESWQSLIAGKSGITWHQPFPELPPLPLGLIGQKPTSLPSLTQVVVDAAIKDAGLVPPLTDCAVVIGSSRGYQASWEKLAQQIYAGDNSFDNAERLEDWLDTLPHMNAMATARQIGATGAVTAPMAACATGIWAIAQAAILIQTGQYQRVIAGATEAAITPLTLSGFQQMGALAKTGAYPFDLQREGLVLGEGAAVFVLESRQLAEKRKAKIYGQILGFGLTNDAYHSNQPEPKGKSAIAAIEQCLVRSQLTSADIDYIHAHGTATQLNDRIESQVIKHLFPSKVAVSSTKGSTGHTLGASGALGVAFSLLALEQKILPPCVGLQEPEFDLNIVKTAQHSQIQQVLCLSFGFGGQNAAIALGRGNDHRG
- a CDS encoding GNAT family N-acetyltransferase, which gives rise to MKPPQTLATQRLSLRQPVAEDAALIFTQYAQDPEVAKYTSWQTHKSIKETDEFINRCTSVWANVSAFPYVLIRKEDAQLIGMVEIRINQFKAELGYVLTKSEWGKGYMPEAVQALTDWALGQNEIYRVWAVCDVENQASKRVMEKVGMHREGVLERWFIHPNMSQEPRDCYCYAVTK
- a CDS encoding peptidylprolyl isomerase; amino-acid sequence: MRLKFSQFLVAFLIIGSLILGGCSAQEVSLNSSPGSTAVETTTTTAEATSVSETNSESNSGMTNSLPRLEGKATVVITVKGSPITVEVDGTNAPITAGNFIDLVQKGVYDNTVFHRVVRQPQPFVVQGGDPQSKDPKSSQQLWGTGGYIDPKTGTERRIPLEIKPKGEAEPLYGKTFESARVMVAPELQHKQGAVAMARSQQPDSASSQFYFALADLGFLDGNYAVFGQVTQGFDVVNKIQQGDRIDSAKVTQGAENLKAAQ